GTTTAGTGTCATAACCTTATATTATGACCCATTTTTTCTTTAGGCTCAATCTGTATTTGAAACCGAGCCCTCTTTCAGGCTCATTTTGTATTATAAAAGACTAAATATGGACACTTTAATAAAAAAGTAGTATAATCAGATAATTGGGTAGTTTAAATTTTTATTAGGGCGGTTAGCTCAGCTGGCTAGAGTGCCACGTTGACATCGTGGAGGTCGCAGGTTCGAGCCCTGCACCGCCCACTTAAAGAAGCAAACTGAGGGTTAGAATGAATAAAAAAGGATTTGTGAATACCACAAACATAGGAGATATAATGTTTAAAAAAAGTTTGATAAGCAGGCTCTTTGCAGTTTTATTTGTTTTAAGTTTCTTTTCTATTTCTTCATTTGCAGAAGATATTAAGATAGCTTCAATTGATACCAGCAAAATTTTGATGGCACATCCTGCTTTTCAAAAAGCTATGGAAAAATATCAGGCAGAACTTAAAACCATCCAAGAAAAAATAAAAGAGATGGATGAAAATGAACAGGCAACTGCTCAATATGCTATGCAGTGTCAAATGCAAGAACTTGGTATGCAACTTGAATCTGAAGCGTTTTCTGAAATGAGAAAAGATGTAAAACTTATGGCTGAAAAACGTGGTTTTAAGTTTGTTATAGATACCAATGTTTTAATTGTAGGAGGTCACGATATAACAGAATATGTTTTATCTGAACTTAGCAAAAAAGAAGAAAAATCTCCTGCAAAGAAAAAGTAATAGTTTTAATAAAAAATAATTCCTTTAAAAAATATTATCCTTTCAAAGTTCTCTTTATTTTTTGAAAGAGACAACATTTATCTTATATTTCAATGCAAAAAACAAATTATTTAACTGAAGGTTCTATTGCAAAAGCTTTATTAACTCTCGCTTTACCTATTATAGCTGCCAATATTCTACACTCCTGTTATCAAATGACAGACGCTTTTTGGGTGGGACGGTTAGGTTCAAGTGCTATAGCCTCTATTTCTATAAGTTTCCCTGTTCTTTTTCTCTGTTCAGCTATCGGGGGAGGTTTTGCTGTAGCTGGAACCATTCTTGTGTCTCAATATATGGGAAAAGCAGATAAGAAAGCTATAGATTATATTTCTGCACAGACGTTGCTGATGGGCTTTTTTGTTTCAGTTGTGATAGCAAGTATTGGGTATTTTTTTACACCTCTCTTTATAACTTTTCTTAGAGCCGAACAAGATGTTTTTGCAGGGGCTGTATCATACCTGAAAATATCGTTTGCAGGTATGGTTTTTGTATTCACTTTTATGGTTTTTCAATCTTTAATGCGGGGGGTCGGGGACGTTAAAACTCCTATGTTTATTGTGTTAGGGACAGTTATTCTCAACTTTATTCTTGACCCGTTATTTATCTTTGGTTACAAAAGTTTCCCACCTATGGGTGTATCTGGTGCGGCTTTGGCAACTATTATTACCCAAGCAATAGCAGCAATATTAGGTATTGCTTTATTACTGAAAGGAAGAAACTGGATACACTTGAAATGGAGAAATATGAAACCAGATTTCTCTTTAATTGGAAAAATGTTTAATCTTGGGCTTCCAGCATCAATGGAGCAATCAACTGTAGCTATTGGAATGACAGCCCTTATTTTTCTTGTTACATCTTTTGGCACAATTGTACTGGCCGCATACGGTATAGTTAGCAGATTAAATGGTTTTGTTATTGTACCAACAATAGGCTTATCTATGGCGACATCTACTCTTGTTGGACAGAATATAGGGGCAGGTAAAATGGCAAGAGCCGTGAAAACAATAAAATTGGCTTCGATTATAAGTTTTGTTGCATTAACATTAATTGGAGTTATTATGTTTGTATATGCATACCAACTTTCTGCTATATTTGCTCCAGGACAAACGGAGACCATAGAAGTAGCAGTAAAGTTTATTAAAATAGCATCTCTATTTTTTGGATTTATGGGGGTTTACCATATCTTAAATGGTGCTTTTATAGGTTCGGGTAATACAATGGTTACAATGATACTTTCTATAATTTCTCTGTGGTTCTTAAGGTTCCCTATAGCTTTTGTTTTATCAAAGTATACTCCTTTTTTGGAAAACGGTATATGGATATCTTTCCCAGCAACCAATGTTATTTCTGCTTTTATAACATTTTTATGGTTTTCGAGAGGTACTTGGAAACAAAAAAGGATTACTGAGGAGATAAGCTTGTCATTTGAAACAAGAACTGAAGAAAAAATTGTAGCTAAATTTGCAAGTGTAATAGAATTTGCTAATAAAAAAAGTGAGGAGGCAAAACCATAATGTATTTTAGAGGTGGAGGAGGACCAAGAAGCCGAAGATTGGGCTCTGATTATCTTGAAGAAGAAATTGTTGGTGCTAAACTCCCTGTAATGCGTCTAATTGGTTACCTAAAACCATATAAATGGCAAGCCCTGATATCTGTGCTTCTTTCTTTTGCTATCATAGCAACCAACTTAGCTCCACCAAAAATTATTGGCTGGATAATAGATAAAGCCATAGGTAGCACACAACTAAAATCACTTAATTTAATGGCATTGTTGCTTGTCTTTATCTTTTTGGTTGGCGCTTTTCTTGAAGGGTTAAAATCGTTTATTATAGGTAAACTTGGTCAGAAGATAGTTCATGACCTTAGGGTTGATACATATAATAGTCTGCAAAAATTGTCTTTAAGTTACTATGATAATTCCCAGACTGGCTCTATGATGAGCAGAGTTACTAATGATGTCAACGAGGTTGAAAGAATTATAGTAGAAGGTACCGATACCTTAATGGTAGCAGTTGTTACACTTATAGGTATTCTTGTGATACTTTTAAAAACAAATTACAAACTTGCTATTATAGCCAGTATACCAATACCTATACTGGCACTATTGTCTTACCAGAATATAAATAGAGCTCACAAGGTTTTTAGGCAGGTCAGAAAAGAGTTTGGAGATATGAACGCTCTGTTGCAAGATAATATTTCTGGCATAAGAGAAATAAAAAGTTTTGCACAGGAAGAGTATGAAGGTAAAAGGTTCGCTGGTAAAAGTAGCCGTTATTTTCATACCAATATACAAGCCATAAAACTGAGAGCAAG
The DNA window shown above is from bacterium and carries:
- a CDS encoding OmpH family outer membrane protein, which gives rise to MFKKSLISRLFAVLFVLSFFSISSFAEDIKIASIDTSKILMAHPAFQKAMEKYQAELKTIQEKIKEMDENEQATAQYAMQCQMQELGMQLESEAFSEMRKDVKLMAEKRGFKFVIDTNVLIVGGHDITEYVLSELSKKEEKSPAKKK
- a CDS encoding MATE family efflux transporter, which gives rise to MQKTNYLTEGSIAKALLTLALPIIAANILHSCYQMTDAFWVGRLGSSAIASISISFPVLFLCSAIGGGFAVAGTILVSQYMGKADKKAIDYISAQTLLMGFFVSVVIASIGYFFTPLFITFLRAEQDVFAGAVSYLKISFAGMVFVFTFMVFQSLMRGVGDVKTPMFIVLGTVILNFILDPLFIFGYKSFPPMGVSGAALATIITQAIAAILGIALLLKGRNWIHLKWRNMKPDFSLIGKMFNLGLPASMEQSTVAIGMTALIFLVTSFGTIVLAAYGIVSRLNGFVIVPTIGLSMATSTLVGQNIGAGKMARAVKTIKLASIISFVALTLIGVIMFVYAYQLSAIFAPGQTETIEVAVKFIKIASLFFGFMGVYHILNGAFIGSGNTMVTMILSIISLWFLRFPIAFVLSKYTPFLENGIWISFPATNVISAFITFLWFSRGTWKQKRITEEISLSFETRTEEKIVAKFASVIEFANKKSEEAKP